The proteins below come from a single Drosophila suzukii chromosome X, CBGP_Dsuzu_IsoJpt1.0, whole genome shotgun sequence genomic window:
- the Abca3 gene encoding phospholipid-transporting ATPase ABCA3 isoform X1 produces the protein MAKVTNWDKFVLLLWKNWTLQWNHKWQMVIELVLPAIFSLLLVLVRTLVDTEQRGIKTYDPQNLTDLSLLQHSLHRSSYLGKLIALIAPNRRSGLSNFKFTVCYSPVNPVLRKLVDEAWQSLGMTDVWASQNATQLEVDTVSQSAFAGIQFDDAWANLTESDDLPDDFHFALRFPSELRTATMAVANTWLTMRLFPTIDLTGPRNEPDQDGGIPPGYLREGFLPLQHSLSMAYIRQKSGEQSLPEVMMQRYPYPAYIYDPLLEGMSSIMSLIILLSFIYPCTYITKYITAEKEKQLKEVMKIMGLSNWLHWTAWFVKSFIMLTISAILIAVLVKINWTEGVAVLTHASFTALVFFLIIYIIASICFCFMMATFFSRASTAAAVTGLIWFIAYIPYSFTINTYDDLSLTAKLGWSLVSNTAMGFGIKLILGFEGTGEGLQWSNFFTPVSVDDTLTLGAVMIMMLVSCVICMTICLYVEQVMPGSFGVPRPWNFPFTREFWCGEREYTGVEDIPNGHVEQRDPKAFETEPEGKHIGLQMRHLKKRFADKMVVKGLSMNMFEDEITVLLGHNGAGKTTTISMLTGMFPPTSGTAIINGSDIRTNIEGARMSLGICPQHNVLFDEMSVSNHIRFFSRMKGLRGKAVEQEVAKYLKMIELEDKADVASVKLSGGMKRKLSVCCALCGDTKVVLCDEPSSGMDPSARRQLWDLLQQEKVGRTLLLTTHFMDEADVLGDRIAIMCDGELKCHGTSFFLKKQYGSGYRLICVKREDCETNEVTALLNKYIPGLKPECDIGAELSYQLPDSASSKFEEMFGQLEDQSDELHLNGYGVGITSMEEVFMKVGAEKDSTGNLKDQSEIMNGGSGFRGEDDNESVQSDGIFSENRRLLQGFQLLSNQWKAMLLKKFLYSWRNKLLLLIQNIMPVFFVVVTILIIETQGTFQELKPITMSLTQYPLAVTVLDRSQAVTGSNSSEIANKYAELAESYGSNYGLELTGTKGFEEYILDLGKTIQVRINSRYLVAATINETMIIAWLNNQALHTAPLTVNMVHNAIADRLMGSSVRIEVTNAPLPYTTNTLLSQLSMGNNLGTQLASNLCFCMCFVSSIYILFLIKERESRAKLLQFVGGVKVWTFWLSQFICDFATYIVTALIVVITIVCFQEPGLSSFAELGRYYLLLLLFGFAVLPFIYIMSLFFKEPATGFARVSIVNIFCGMALFIVVVVMSSELFDTKDTADILGWIFRIFPHFSLAMSLNKVYTNTATRNACAKAGAIPPILLCELVPQCCNIKPFFAWEEPGVLPETVYMTVTGVVFFLIIIVLEFRLINELMFKIRQMVSKPPPPPPEGHLDDDVANERERIIHMSSDELVTKNLVLDRVTKYYGQFLAVNQVSLCVQEVECFGLLGVNGAGKTTTFKMMTGDERISSGAAFVQGLSLESNMNSIYKMIGYCPQFDALLDDLTGREVLRIFCMLRGVQEARIRQLSEDLAKSFGFMKHIDKQTHAYSGGNKRKLSTAIAVIGSPSVIYLDEPTTGMDPAARRQLWNMVCRIRDSGKSIVLTSHSMEECEALCTRLAIMVNGEFKCIGSTQHLKNKFSKGLILKIKVRRNLEALRQARLSGGYARNPDEQTVPAQMAQQDIDAVKEFVEHEYPHSILQEEYQGILTFYIPLTGVKWSRIFGLMESNRDQLNVEDYSVSQTTLEEIFLEFAKYQREDTRANHRLSELRKLCKCLLANEY, from the exons ATGGCCAAAGTCACGAACTGGGATAAGTTTGTACTGCTCCTGTGGAAGAACTGGACGCTCCAATGGAACCACAAGTGGCAAATGGTCATCGAGCTGGTGCTGCCGGCGATATTCTCCCTGCTCTTGGTTTTGGTCCGCACCTTGGTCGATACGGAGCAGCGGGGAATTAAAACCTATGACCCGCAGAACTTAACCGACCTCAGTCTGTTGCA ACATTCGTTGCATAGATCGTCCTACCTTGGCAAGCTCATAGCGCTGATTGCACCCAATCGACGAAG CGGATTGTCGAACTTCAAGTTTACCGTGTGCTACTCCCCCGTGAATCCCGTGCTGAGGAAACTGGTCGACGAGGCGTGGCAGAGCCTCGGGATGACAGATGTCTGGGCATCGCAAAACGCGACCCAACTGGAGGTGGATACAGTCAGTCAGAGCGCCTTTGCCGGCATCCAGTTCGACGATGCCTGGGCGAATCTCACGGAGTCGGATGACCTGCCCGATGACTTTCACTTCGCCCTGCGCTTCCCATCGGAACTGCGAACGGCGACGATGGCGGTAGCCAACACCTGGCTGACCATGCGTCTGTTTCCCACCATCGATCTGACTGGTCCGCGCAACGAGCCGGATCAGGATGGTGGCATACCGCCGGGCTATTTGCGCGAGGGATTCTTGCCCCTGCAGCACAGCCTCTCGATGGCTTACATACGGCAAAAGTCGGGCGAACAGAGTCTGCCGGAAGTGATGATGCAACGCTATCCGTACCCCGCCTACATTTACGATCCCCTACTGGAGGGCATGTCCTCGATCATGTCGCTGATCATACTGCTGAGCTTCATCTATCCCTGCACGTACATCACCAAG TACATCACCGCCGAGAAGGAGAAACAGCTTAAGGAGGTCATGAAGATCATGGGCCTGAGCAACTGGCTGCACTGGACCGCTTGGTTCGTTAAGTCCTTCATCATGCTGACCATATCGGCCATCCTGATAGCCGTCCTGGTCAAGATCAACTGGACGGAGGGCGTGGCCGTGCTGACGCATGCAAGTTTCACCGCTTTGGTCTTCTTCCTGATCATCTACATCATAGCGAGCATCTGCTTCTGCTTCATGATGGCCACCTTCTTCTCGAGAGCAAGCACAGCGGCCGCCGTGACTGGTTTGATTTGGTTCATCGCCTACATCCCGTATTCCTTCACCATCAACACCTACGACGACCTGAGCCTGACGGCCAAGCTGGGCTGGAGTTTGGTCTCGAATACGGCTATGGGCTTTGGCATCAAGCTTATCCTGGGCTTCGAGGGAACGGGCGAGGGACTGCAGTGGAGCAACTTCTTCACACCCGTCTCCGTGGACGACACTTTGACGCTGGGTGCCGTGATGATCATGATGCTGGTGTCGTGCGTCATTTGCATGACCATCTGCCTGTATGTGGAGCAAGTGATGCCGGGCAGCTTTGGTGTGCCGCGTCCCTGGAACTTTCCGTTCACCAGGGAGTTCTGGTGCGGCGAGCGGGAGTATACGGGCGTGGAGGACATACCCAACGGACATGTTGAGCAGCGGGATCCCAAGGCCTTCGAAACGGAGCCGGAAGGCAAGCATATCGGCCTGCAGATGAGGCACCTGAAGAAGCGCTTCGCCGACAAGATGGTCGTCAAGGGGCTCTCGATGAATATGTTCGAGGATGAGATCACGGTCCTGCTGGGTCACAATGGTGCCGGCAAAACGACAACCATATCGATGCTAACGGGCATGTTTCCCCCCACGAGCGGCACAGCCATTATAAACGGCAGTGACATCCGCACCAACATCGAAGGGGCTCGCATGTCCCTCGGCATTTGTCCGCAGCACAATGTCCTCTTCGATGAGATGAGTGTGTCGAATCACATTCGCTTCTTCAGCCGGATGAAGGGACTGCGCGGCAAGGCCGTAGAGCAGGAGGTGGCTAAGTATCTGAAGATGATCGAGCTGGAGGACAAGGCCGATGTGGCCTCAGTGAAGCTCTCCGGCGGCATGAAGCGCAAGCTCTCCGTCTGCTGTGCCCTCTGCGGTGACACCAAGGTGGTGCTGTGCGATGAGCCCAGTTCCGGCATGGACCCCTCGGCCAGGAGGCAGTTGTGGGATCTGCTGCAGCAGGAGAAGGTGGGACGCACCCTGCTGCTGACCACTCACTTTATGGACGAGGCCGATGTGCTAGGCGATCGGATTGCCATCATGTGCGATGGGGAGCTCAAGTGCCATGGAACCTCCTTTTTCCTGAAAAAACAATATGGATCGGGCTACCGATTG ATTTGTGTGAAGCGAGAGGATTGCGAGACAAATGAGGTGACTGCCCTGCTGAACAAGTACATTCCGGGCCTAAAGCCCGAGTGCGATATTGGCGCTGAATTGTCCTATCAACTGCCCGATAGCGCCTCCTCCAAATTCGAGGAGATGTTCGGCCAGCTGGAGGATCAGTCCGATGAACTGCACCTGAATGGCTACGGCGTGGGCATCACCTCGATGGAGGAGGTGTTCATGAAGGTCGGCGCCGAGAAGGACAGTACCGGTAACCTAAAGGACCAAAGTGAGATCATGAACGGCGGCAGCGGATTCCGTGGCGAGGATGACAACGAATCTGTGCAGT CCGATGGCATCTTCTCGGAAAATCGTCGCCTGCTCCAGGGATTCCAGCTGCTATCGAATCAATGGAAGGCAATGCTGCTCAAGAAGTTCCTCTATTCGTGGCGCAACAAGTTGCTGCTGCTCATCCAGAACATTATGCCCGTATTTTTCGTGGTGGTAACCATTTTGATCATCGAGACACAGGGCACTTTCCAGGAGCTCAAGCCCATTACCATGTCGCTGACCCAATATCCTTTGGCTGTGACCGTTTTGGATCGCTCCCAAGCGGTAACCGGTTCGAACAGCTCTGAGATTGCCAACAAGTACGCGGAGTTGGCCGAGTCCTATGGCAGCAACTATGGTCTGGAACTAACGGGCACCAAGGGCTTCGAG GAATACATCCTGGATCTGGGAAAGACCATACAGGTGCGCATCAACTCGCGCTATTTGGTGGCAGCCACCATCAACGAGACCATGATCATCGCCTGGCTGAACAATCAGGCCTTGCACACAGCTCCCCTGACCGTCAACATGGTGCACAATGCCATTGCCGATCGGCTGATGGGTTCATCGGTGAGGATCGAGGTGACCAATGCACCGCTGCCGTATACGACCAACACCCTGCTCTCCCAGCTGAGCATGGGCAACAATCTGGGCACGCAACTGGCCTCCAATCTGTGCTTCTGTATGTGCTTCGTGAGCTCGATTTATATCCTGTTTCTGATCAAGGAGCGCGAGTCCAGAGCAAAGTTGCtacagtttgtgggcggcgTGAAAGTGTGGACCTTCTGGTTATCGCAATTCATTTGCGATTTCGCCACCTACATTGTGACGGCTCTGATCGTGGTAATCACGATCGTGTGTTTCCAGGAGCCTGGGTTGTCCAGTTTCGCGGAACTGGGCCGATACtacttgctgctgctgctattTGGATTCGCCGTTCTGCCCTTCATCTACATCATGTCGCTGTTCTTCAAGGAACCAGCCACTGGCTTCGCTCGAGTCTCCATTGTCAATATCTTCTGCGGAATGGCCCTGTTCATTGTGGTTGTGGTAATGTCTTCGGAGCTGTTCGACACCAAGGATACGGCGGACATATTGGGCTGGATCTTCCGCATCTTCCCACACTTTTCGCTGGCCATGAGTCTGAACAAGGTCTACACCAACACGGCCACAAGGAATGCTTGTGCCAAGGCCGGAGCAATCCCACCCATTCTGCTCTGCGAGTTGGTTCCACAATGCTGCA ACATCAAGCCATTCTTTGCTTGGGAGGAGCCCGGCGTTCTGCCTGAGACTGTCTACATGACTGTCACCGGCGTCGTCTTTTTCCTCATCATCATAGTGCTGGAGTTTAGGCTAATCAACGAGCTGATGTTTAAGATACGTCAAATGGTTTC TAAGCCCCCACCGCCACCGCCGGAGGGCCATTTGGATGACGACGTGGCCAACGAACGGGAGCGCATCATTCACATGTCCTCCGATGAGCTGGTCACCAAGAATCTGGTGCTTGATCGGGTCACCAAGTACTACGGCCAATTCCTGGCCGTCAATCAGGTGTCGCTCTGCGTACAGGA AGTCGAATGCTTTGGGCTGCTGGGCGTGAACGGAGCAGGCAAGACCACCACGTTCAAGATGATGACCGGCGACGAGCGAATCAGCTCGGGAGCCGCCTTCGTCCAAGGTCTGAGCCTGGAGTCGAACATGAACAGCATTTACAAGATGATCGGCTACTGTCCGCAGTTCGATGCGCTACTGGATGATCTGACGGGTCGCGAGGTGCTCCGCATTTTCTGTATGCTACGCGGTGTCCAGGAGGCACGCATTCGTCAGTTATCCGAGGATCTGGCCAAGTCATTTGGTTTCATGAAGCACATCGACAAGCAAACGCACGCCTATAGTGGCGGAAATAAGCGAAAGTTGAGTACGGCCATTGCTGTGATCGGAAGTCCGTCCGTTATTTATCTGGATGAACCCACAACCGGCATGGATCCGGCCGCTAGGCGTCAGCTATGGAACATGGTCTGCCGCATTCGTGACTCGGGCAAATCCATTGTCCTCACATCGCACAGCATGGAGGAGTGCGAGGCGCTCTGCACCCGGTTGGCCATTATGGTAAACGGAGAGTTCAAGTGCATTGGCTCCACGCAGCACCTGAAGAACAAGTTCTCCAAGGGGCTGATCCTCAAGATCAAGGTGCGTCGCAATTTGGAGGCGTTGCGGCAGGCGCGTTTGAGTGGCGGCTATGCTCGCAATCCGGATGAGCAGACGGTGCCGGCCCAAATGGCCCAGCAGGACATTGATGCCGTCAAGGAGTTTGTGGAGCACGAGTATCCACACTCTATTCTCCA ggAGGAGTACCAGGGCATTTTGACGTTCTACATTCCACTGACTGGGGTGAAATGGTCGCGCATCTTTGGCCTGATGGAGAGCAATCGCGACCAGCTGAATGTGGAGGACTACTCGGTCAGCCAGACGACGCTGGAGGAGATCTTTCTGGAGTTCGCCAAGTACCAGCGCGAGGACACGCGCGCCAATCA CCGCCTCTCCGAACTGAGGAAGCTGTGCAAGTGCCTGCTAGCTAACGAGTATTGA
- the Abca3 gene encoding phospholipid-transporting ATPase ABCA3 isoform X2: MAKVTNWDKFVLLLWKNWTLQWNHKWQMVIELVLPAIFSLLLVLVRTLVDTEQRGIKTYDPQNLTDLSLLHGLSNFKFTVCYSPVNPVLRKLVDEAWQSLGMTDVWASQNATQLEVDTVSQSAFAGIQFDDAWANLTESDDLPDDFHFALRFPSELRTATMAVANTWLTMRLFPTIDLTGPRNEPDQDGGIPPGYLREGFLPLQHSLSMAYIRQKSGEQSLPEVMMQRYPYPAYIYDPLLEGMSSIMSLIILLSFIYPCTYITKYITAEKEKQLKEVMKIMGLSNWLHWTAWFVKSFIMLTISAILIAVLVKINWTEGVAVLTHASFTALVFFLIIYIIASICFCFMMATFFSRASTAAAVTGLIWFIAYIPYSFTINTYDDLSLTAKLGWSLVSNTAMGFGIKLILGFEGTGEGLQWSNFFTPVSVDDTLTLGAVMIMMLVSCVICMTICLYVEQVMPGSFGVPRPWNFPFTREFWCGEREYTGVEDIPNGHVEQRDPKAFETEPEGKHIGLQMRHLKKRFADKMVVKGLSMNMFEDEITVLLGHNGAGKTTTISMLTGMFPPTSGTAIINGSDIRTNIEGARMSLGICPQHNVLFDEMSVSNHIRFFSRMKGLRGKAVEQEVAKYLKMIELEDKADVASVKLSGGMKRKLSVCCALCGDTKVVLCDEPSSGMDPSARRQLWDLLQQEKVGRTLLLTTHFMDEADVLGDRIAIMCDGELKCHGTSFFLKKQYGSGYRLICVKREDCETNEVTALLNKYIPGLKPECDIGAELSYQLPDSASSKFEEMFGQLEDQSDELHLNGYGVGITSMEEVFMKVGAEKDSTGNLKDQSEIMNGGSGFRGEDDNESVQSDGIFSENRRLLQGFQLLSNQWKAMLLKKFLYSWRNKLLLLIQNIMPVFFVVVTILIIETQGTFQELKPITMSLTQYPLAVTVLDRSQAVTGSNSSEIANKYAELAESYGSNYGLELTGTKGFEEYILDLGKTIQVRINSRYLVAATINETMIIAWLNNQALHTAPLTVNMVHNAIADRLMGSSVRIEVTNAPLPYTTNTLLSQLSMGNNLGTQLASNLCFCMCFVSSIYILFLIKERESRAKLLQFVGGVKVWTFWLSQFICDFATYIVTALIVVITIVCFQEPGLSSFAELGRYYLLLLLFGFAVLPFIYIMSLFFKEPATGFARVSIVNIFCGMALFIVVVVMSSELFDTKDTADILGWIFRIFPHFSLAMSLNKVYTNTATRNACAKAGAIPPILLCELVPQCCNIKPFFAWEEPGVLPETVYMTVTGVVFFLIIIVLEFRLINELMFKIRQMVSKPPPPPPEGHLDDDVANERERIIHMSSDELVTKNLVLDRVTKYYGQFLAVNQVSLCVQEVECFGLLGVNGAGKTTTFKMMTGDERISSGAAFVQGLSLESNMNSIYKMIGYCPQFDALLDDLTGREVLRIFCMLRGVQEARIRQLSEDLAKSFGFMKHIDKQTHAYSGGNKRKLSTAIAVIGSPSVIYLDEPTTGMDPAARRQLWNMVCRIRDSGKSIVLTSHSMEECEALCTRLAIMVNGEFKCIGSTQHLKNKFSKGLILKIKVRRNLEALRQARLSGGYARNPDEQTVPAQMAQQDIDAVKEFVEHEYPHSILQEEYQGILTFYIPLTGVKWSRIFGLMESNRDQLNVEDYSVSQTTLEEIFLEFAKYQREDTRANHRLSELRKLCKCLLANEY; this comes from the exons ATGGCCAAAGTCACGAACTGGGATAAGTTTGTACTGCTCCTGTGGAAGAACTGGACGCTCCAATGGAACCACAAGTGGCAAATGGTCATCGAGCTGGTGCTGCCGGCGATATTCTCCCTGCTCTTGGTTTTGGTCCGCACCTTGGTCGATACGGAGCAGCGGGGAATTAAAACCTATGACCCGCAGAACTTAACCGACCTCAGTCTGTTGCA CGGATTGTCGAACTTCAAGTTTACCGTGTGCTACTCCCCCGTGAATCCCGTGCTGAGGAAACTGGTCGACGAGGCGTGGCAGAGCCTCGGGATGACAGATGTCTGGGCATCGCAAAACGCGACCCAACTGGAGGTGGATACAGTCAGTCAGAGCGCCTTTGCCGGCATCCAGTTCGACGATGCCTGGGCGAATCTCACGGAGTCGGATGACCTGCCCGATGACTTTCACTTCGCCCTGCGCTTCCCATCGGAACTGCGAACGGCGACGATGGCGGTAGCCAACACCTGGCTGACCATGCGTCTGTTTCCCACCATCGATCTGACTGGTCCGCGCAACGAGCCGGATCAGGATGGTGGCATACCGCCGGGCTATTTGCGCGAGGGATTCTTGCCCCTGCAGCACAGCCTCTCGATGGCTTACATACGGCAAAAGTCGGGCGAACAGAGTCTGCCGGAAGTGATGATGCAACGCTATCCGTACCCCGCCTACATTTACGATCCCCTACTGGAGGGCATGTCCTCGATCATGTCGCTGATCATACTGCTGAGCTTCATCTATCCCTGCACGTACATCACCAAG TACATCACCGCCGAGAAGGAGAAACAGCTTAAGGAGGTCATGAAGATCATGGGCCTGAGCAACTGGCTGCACTGGACCGCTTGGTTCGTTAAGTCCTTCATCATGCTGACCATATCGGCCATCCTGATAGCCGTCCTGGTCAAGATCAACTGGACGGAGGGCGTGGCCGTGCTGACGCATGCAAGTTTCACCGCTTTGGTCTTCTTCCTGATCATCTACATCATAGCGAGCATCTGCTTCTGCTTCATGATGGCCACCTTCTTCTCGAGAGCAAGCACAGCGGCCGCCGTGACTGGTTTGATTTGGTTCATCGCCTACATCCCGTATTCCTTCACCATCAACACCTACGACGACCTGAGCCTGACGGCCAAGCTGGGCTGGAGTTTGGTCTCGAATACGGCTATGGGCTTTGGCATCAAGCTTATCCTGGGCTTCGAGGGAACGGGCGAGGGACTGCAGTGGAGCAACTTCTTCACACCCGTCTCCGTGGACGACACTTTGACGCTGGGTGCCGTGATGATCATGATGCTGGTGTCGTGCGTCATTTGCATGACCATCTGCCTGTATGTGGAGCAAGTGATGCCGGGCAGCTTTGGTGTGCCGCGTCCCTGGAACTTTCCGTTCACCAGGGAGTTCTGGTGCGGCGAGCGGGAGTATACGGGCGTGGAGGACATACCCAACGGACATGTTGAGCAGCGGGATCCCAAGGCCTTCGAAACGGAGCCGGAAGGCAAGCATATCGGCCTGCAGATGAGGCACCTGAAGAAGCGCTTCGCCGACAAGATGGTCGTCAAGGGGCTCTCGATGAATATGTTCGAGGATGAGATCACGGTCCTGCTGGGTCACAATGGTGCCGGCAAAACGACAACCATATCGATGCTAACGGGCATGTTTCCCCCCACGAGCGGCACAGCCATTATAAACGGCAGTGACATCCGCACCAACATCGAAGGGGCTCGCATGTCCCTCGGCATTTGTCCGCAGCACAATGTCCTCTTCGATGAGATGAGTGTGTCGAATCACATTCGCTTCTTCAGCCGGATGAAGGGACTGCGCGGCAAGGCCGTAGAGCAGGAGGTGGCTAAGTATCTGAAGATGATCGAGCTGGAGGACAAGGCCGATGTGGCCTCAGTGAAGCTCTCCGGCGGCATGAAGCGCAAGCTCTCCGTCTGCTGTGCCCTCTGCGGTGACACCAAGGTGGTGCTGTGCGATGAGCCCAGTTCCGGCATGGACCCCTCGGCCAGGAGGCAGTTGTGGGATCTGCTGCAGCAGGAGAAGGTGGGACGCACCCTGCTGCTGACCACTCACTTTATGGACGAGGCCGATGTGCTAGGCGATCGGATTGCCATCATGTGCGATGGGGAGCTCAAGTGCCATGGAACCTCCTTTTTCCTGAAAAAACAATATGGATCGGGCTACCGATTG ATTTGTGTGAAGCGAGAGGATTGCGAGACAAATGAGGTGACTGCCCTGCTGAACAAGTACATTCCGGGCCTAAAGCCCGAGTGCGATATTGGCGCTGAATTGTCCTATCAACTGCCCGATAGCGCCTCCTCCAAATTCGAGGAGATGTTCGGCCAGCTGGAGGATCAGTCCGATGAACTGCACCTGAATGGCTACGGCGTGGGCATCACCTCGATGGAGGAGGTGTTCATGAAGGTCGGCGCCGAGAAGGACAGTACCGGTAACCTAAAGGACCAAAGTGAGATCATGAACGGCGGCAGCGGATTCCGTGGCGAGGATGACAACGAATCTGTGCAGT CCGATGGCATCTTCTCGGAAAATCGTCGCCTGCTCCAGGGATTCCAGCTGCTATCGAATCAATGGAAGGCAATGCTGCTCAAGAAGTTCCTCTATTCGTGGCGCAACAAGTTGCTGCTGCTCATCCAGAACATTATGCCCGTATTTTTCGTGGTGGTAACCATTTTGATCATCGAGACACAGGGCACTTTCCAGGAGCTCAAGCCCATTACCATGTCGCTGACCCAATATCCTTTGGCTGTGACCGTTTTGGATCGCTCCCAAGCGGTAACCGGTTCGAACAGCTCTGAGATTGCCAACAAGTACGCGGAGTTGGCCGAGTCCTATGGCAGCAACTATGGTCTGGAACTAACGGGCACCAAGGGCTTCGAG GAATACATCCTGGATCTGGGAAAGACCATACAGGTGCGCATCAACTCGCGCTATTTGGTGGCAGCCACCATCAACGAGACCATGATCATCGCCTGGCTGAACAATCAGGCCTTGCACACAGCTCCCCTGACCGTCAACATGGTGCACAATGCCATTGCCGATCGGCTGATGGGTTCATCGGTGAGGATCGAGGTGACCAATGCACCGCTGCCGTATACGACCAACACCCTGCTCTCCCAGCTGAGCATGGGCAACAATCTGGGCACGCAACTGGCCTCCAATCTGTGCTTCTGTATGTGCTTCGTGAGCTCGATTTATATCCTGTTTCTGATCAAGGAGCGCGAGTCCAGAGCAAAGTTGCtacagtttgtgggcggcgTGAAAGTGTGGACCTTCTGGTTATCGCAATTCATTTGCGATTTCGCCACCTACATTGTGACGGCTCTGATCGTGGTAATCACGATCGTGTGTTTCCAGGAGCCTGGGTTGTCCAGTTTCGCGGAACTGGGCCGATACtacttgctgctgctgctattTGGATTCGCCGTTCTGCCCTTCATCTACATCATGTCGCTGTTCTTCAAGGAACCAGCCACTGGCTTCGCTCGAGTCTCCATTGTCAATATCTTCTGCGGAATGGCCCTGTTCATTGTGGTTGTGGTAATGTCTTCGGAGCTGTTCGACACCAAGGATACGGCGGACATATTGGGCTGGATCTTCCGCATCTTCCCACACTTTTCGCTGGCCATGAGTCTGAACAAGGTCTACACCAACACGGCCACAAGGAATGCTTGTGCCAAGGCCGGAGCAATCCCACCCATTCTGCTCTGCGAGTTGGTTCCACAATGCTGCA ACATCAAGCCATTCTTTGCTTGGGAGGAGCCCGGCGTTCTGCCTGAGACTGTCTACATGACTGTCACCGGCGTCGTCTTTTTCCTCATCATCATAGTGCTGGAGTTTAGGCTAATCAACGAGCTGATGTTTAAGATACGTCAAATGGTTTC TAAGCCCCCACCGCCACCGCCGGAGGGCCATTTGGATGACGACGTGGCCAACGAACGGGAGCGCATCATTCACATGTCCTCCGATGAGCTGGTCACCAAGAATCTGGTGCTTGATCGGGTCACCAAGTACTACGGCCAATTCCTGGCCGTCAATCAGGTGTCGCTCTGCGTACAGGA AGTCGAATGCTTTGGGCTGCTGGGCGTGAACGGAGCAGGCAAGACCACCACGTTCAAGATGATGACCGGCGACGAGCGAATCAGCTCGGGAGCCGCCTTCGTCCAAGGTCTGAGCCTGGAGTCGAACATGAACAGCATTTACAAGATGATCGGCTACTGTCCGCAGTTCGATGCGCTACTGGATGATCTGACGGGTCGCGAGGTGCTCCGCATTTTCTGTATGCTACGCGGTGTCCAGGAGGCACGCATTCGTCAGTTATCCGAGGATCTGGCCAAGTCATTTGGTTTCATGAAGCACATCGACAAGCAAACGCACGCCTATAGTGGCGGAAATAAGCGAAAGTTGAGTACGGCCATTGCTGTGATCGGAAGTCCGTCCGTTATTTATCTGGATGAACCCACAACCGGCATGGATCCGGCCGCTAGGCGTCAGCTATGGAACATGGTCTGCCGCATTCGTGACTCGGGCAAATCCATTGTCCTCACATCGCACAGCATGGAGGAGTGCGAGGCGCTCTGCACCCGGTTGGCCATTATGGTAAACGGAGAGTTCAAGTGCATTGGCTCCACGCAGCACCTGAAGAACAAGTTCTCCAAGGGGCTGATCCTCAAGATCAAGGTGCGTCGCAATTTGGAGGCGTTGCGGCAGGCGCGTTTGAGTGGCGGCTATGCTCGCAATCCGGATGAGCAGACGGTGCCGGCCCAAATGGCCCAGCAGGACATTGATGCCGTCAAGGAGTTTGTGGAGCACGAGTATCCACACTCTATTCTCCA ggAGGAGTACCAGGGCATTTTGACGTTCTACATTCCACTGACTGGGGTGAAATGGTCGCGCATCTTTGGCCTGATGGAGAGCAATCGCGACCAGCTGAATGTGGAGGACTACTCGGTCAGCCAGACGACGCTGGAGGAGATCTTTCTGGAGTTCGCCAAGTACCAGCGCGAGGACACGCGCGCCAATCA CCGCCTCTCCGAACTGAGGAAGCTGTGCAAGTGCCTGCTAGCTAACGAGTATTGA